In Candidatus Methanosphaera massiliense, the following are encoded in one genomic region:
- the cas8b gene encoding type I-B CRISPR-associated protein Cas8b/Csh1: MIDALYNIGKATVEDYGKNSYDKLNLEDKVNIQSFNKNNRDNTHVIYIIFKKESNNKLKYKEVRLTEFILKNINKLLYKEYKNSLNGSPTFRITSENDKNKLNNNFSSKFIKFFQDYKKHSKISLLHDEIEKNKHLIESDLESKLIESGIFNEKGKINKNEKTNRPFQVLVSMIIEENSTDNYLIDYECFVNIFFEKIKNSYYKTHGKEILSPHGTCLLCNEEKKIYGNVLPALNLKYGAVDKIGNMPNFSLKENWKQIPICEDCASYITIGNNFINEYLEFREFGLNYYVIPKFLINPIESFKKVYKYFKKNDKNSYGLLVLTLEKYLMKKAISLNDYLEFEFVYFFRNQDSLKIIGFVDSLLPSWLNKIYQEQLNIGKYTIFSEDNMKKTFGDSFKGNLIEYLINHNEYYTSSNWYIGFLREYMPKLNKKTENKEFIEIITSILNGRKIDYNFLLSVFMKKITTQMYKKSTKNNNTNTNQYNQLLNLKYTTFKSLILIILLDNLDLFKGGRVMNNNYDNILEMLKNEDQKVAFLMGELSRIVINRQYKDHKSSSFLNKLRGFSLNHKQLQNLYPTLISKLKDYNIWYTQDIERCIAELLIKTDSNWNLTRDETSYYFTLGFTMYKYEKKEEDEKDE, translated from the coding sequence TTGATAGATGCATTATATAATATTGGTAAAGCTACAGTAGAAGATTATGGTAAAAATAGTTATGATAAGTTAAATCTTGAAGATAAAGTAAATATACAATCATTTAATAAAAATAATAGAGATAATACTCATGTAATTTATATTATTTTTAAAAAGGAATCGAATAATAAACTTAAATATAAAGAAGTTCGTCTTACAGAGTTTATTTTGAAAAATATTAATAAATTATTATATAAAGAGTATAAAAATTCATTAAATGGTTCTCCAACATTTCGAATAACCTCTGAAAATGATAAGAATAAGTTAAATAATAACTTTTCAAGTAAATTTATTAAGTTTTTTCAAGATTATAAGAAGCATTCAAAAATCTCATTATTACATGATGAAATAGAAAAAAATAAACATTTAATTGAAAGTGATTTAGAATCAAAACTTATTGAATCAGGTATATTTAATGAGAAAGGAAAAATTAATAAAAACGAAAAAACTAATAGACCATTCCAAGTTTTAGTATCAATGATTATTGAAGAGAATTCTACTGATAACTATTTAATAGATTATGAATGTTTTGTAAATATATTCTTTGAGAAAATAAAAAACAGTTATTATAAAACACATGGTAAGGAAATTTTATCTCCTCATGGAACTTGTCTATTATGTAATGAAGAAAAAAAAATTTATGGGAATGTTCTACCTGCTCTTAATTTAAAATATGGTGCAGTAGATAAAATAGGTAATATGCCTAATTTTTCACTTAAAGAAAATTGGAAACAAATTCCTATTTGTGAAGATTGTGCCTCTTATATAACTATTGGTAATAACTTTATTAATGAATACCTGGAATTTAGAGAGTTTGGTTTAAATTATTATGTTATACCTAAGTTTCTAATAAATCCAATTGAAAGTTTTAAAAAAGTATACAAATATTTTAAGAAAAATGACAAAAACAGTTATGGATTATTAGTATTAACATTAGAAAAATATTTGATGAAAAAAGCTATCAGTTTAAATGATTACTTAGAATTTGAATTTGTATATTTTTTTAGAAATCAAGATTCATTAAAAATTATTGGTTTTGTAGATAGTTTATTACCTTCATGGCTTAATAAAATATACCAAGAACAACTAAATATAGGAAAATATACAATATTTTCTGAAGATAATATGAAAAAGACATTTGGAGATTCTTTTAAAGGAAATCTTATTGAATATTTGATTAATCATAATGAATATTACACTAGCTCCAATTGGTATATTGGTTTTCTTCGTGAATATATGCCTAAGTTAAATAAGAAAACAGAAAATAAAGAATTTATAGAGATAATTACATCTATATTAAACGGAAGAAAAATTGATTACAATTTCCTATTATCTGTTTTTATGAAAAAAATAACAACTCAAATGTATAAGAAATCTACAAAGAATAATAATACTAATACTAATCAATATAATCAATTGCTTAACTTAAAATACACTACATTTAAATCTCTAATACTAATAATATTATTAGATAACTTAGATTTATTCAAAGGTGGAAGAGTCATGAATAATAATTATGATAATATATTAGAAATGTTAAAAAACGAGGATCAAAAAGTTGCTTTCTTAATGGGAGAATTATCTAGAATAGTAATAAATAGACAATATAAAGACCATAAATCAAGTTCTTTCTTAAATAAATTAAGAGGATTTTCATTAAACCATAAACAATTACAGAATTTATATCCTACACTAATTAGTAAACTTAAAGATTATAATATTTGGTATACACAGGATATCGAACGTTGTATTGCTGAATTATTGATAAAAACAGATTCTAATTGGAATTTAACTCGTGATGAAACTAGTTATTATTTTACTTTAGGATTTACAATGTATAAATATGAAAAAAAAGAAGAAGATGAGAAAGATGAATAG
- a CDS encoding DEAD/DEAH box helicase family protein: MNFNELLDKGEKRALLVSATGTGKTYASAFAVKAAHPRKFLFVVYREQKAKQAIESYKHVFKGEDDKFGLLTGNSHDYDKEYLFITVQTMNKDHIYTRYSGDEFDYIDIDEVHKAGADSYQKLFEYFTPKFYLGMSASPDRTDDFNIYELFDYNVPLDIRLEDTLKEDLLCPFQYFGISDLEINGKVLTDESEFRYLTSDARVDYILEKSDFYGYSGSR; this comes from the coding sequence ATCAATTTTAATGAATTATTAGATAAGGGAGAAAAAAGAGCATTATTAGTATCTGCTACTGGTACTGGTAAGACTTATGCATCAGCATTTGCTGTTAAGGCTGCCCATCCTAGGAAGTTTCTCTTCGTTGTCTACCGTGAACAAAAAGCAAAACAGGCAATTGAATCATATAAGCATGTATTTAAGGGTGAAGATGATAAGTTTGGATTATTAACTGGTAACAGTCATGATTATGATAAGGAGTACCTCTTTATTACTGTACAGACTATGAATAAGGACCATATTTATACTCGTTATTCTGGGGACGAGTTTGATTATATTGATATTGATGAGGTGCATAAGGCTGGAGCAGATAGTTATCAGAAACTATTTGAATACTTCACACCTAAGTTCTATCTGGGAATGTCTGCTTCTCCTGACCGTACTGATGATTTTAATATTTATGAATTATTTGATTATAATGTACCACTTGACATCAGATTAGAGGATACGTTAAAAGAGGACCTACTATGTCCATTCCAATACTTTGGAATAAGTGACCTGGAAATAAATGGTAAAGTACTAACTGATGAATCAGAGTTTAGATACTTAACATCAGATGCTCGTGTGGATTATATTCTTGAAAAATCAGACTTCTATGGATATAGTGGTAGTAGATGA
- a CDS encoding class I SAM-dependent methyltransferase, whose protein sequence is MSENNEEEYSDEFILNCRKPVGELGAQVVHNMNKSHEKIALWGLDHLNVGENDVILDVGCGGGVNIERFTNKTNGKVYGVDYSDVNVAESTKHNKKK, encoded by the coding sequence ATGAGTGAAAATAATGAAGAAGAATATAGTGATGAATTCATATTAAACTGTAGAAAGCCTGTAGGTGAGCTTGGAGCACAGGTCGTGCATAACATGAATAAATCCCACGAAAAAATAGCATTATGGGGATTAGACCACCTTAACGTTGGCGAAAATGATGTTATACTAGATGTTGGCTGTGGTGGTGGAGTTAATATTGAACGTTTCACTAATAAGACTAATGGAAAAGTATATGGAGTAGATTACTCAGATGTTAACGTAGCTGAATCAACAAAACATAATAAAAAAAAGTAG
- a CDS encoding methyltransferase domain-containing protein: MSDLPFKDNTFNIVSGFETTYFWPDLVNDFREIHRVLKKDGVIFICNGDKKDENLMDRLGDVVNLGHDSIIRKRIT, translated from the coding sequence GTGTCAGACCTACCCTTCAAGGACAACACTTTTAATATTGTAAGTGGCTTTGAAACAACATACTTCTGGCCAGACCTAGTAAATGACTTCCGTGAAATCCACAGAGTACTAAAAAAGGATGGAGTAATCTTCATATGTAATGGTGATAAGAAAGATGAAAACCTGATGGATAGACTGGGTGATGTAGTAAATCTAGGACATGACAGTATTATCAGAAAAAGAATTACATGA
- the cas3 gene encoding CRISPR-associated helicase Cas3': MSCYTDKNSFYSHKDKKLITHLKKVGEISKEIFQQTDIDNKEFYTQLSFLIGICHDFGKATSYFQKHLQDETYKSTYANHSLLSAFFCYYVIKNLLDNTSYNCENYPIMSYLVINHHHGNLKNLIEAPSEITALDKDINTEKQIEDLEKHKNTNEYLEIRKFYKDECNIDINDFIESYFLIKENINDDLFTLSMEESMMNYEEIIMLYSVLLDSDKFDASETQNLPRKDKLPSQIISNYKKSKFGEIKGINKIREEAYKEVMCYVDKLDLNNKLYSLTLPTGIGKTLDIFAFALRLRERIQKEKNITPRILYVLPFLSIIDQTETVLNNILEKSNIKGNDYLLVQTSLSDTTYNTSEDESITGYSSELLIDGWYSEIVITTSIQFFYSIISNKNKSLRKFHNLIDSIVILDEVQSIPIKYWNIIATILKDIAYNYHVWIILMTATQPLIFNPEHIYEIIENKQFYFQKFNRIEYYFHKEPVDLKEFCQQASNIIENNKNKDIMFVVNTIHCSRILYNHISNNINVSDKELIYLSTNIVPKDRRDRIDKIEKKSNKQKIIVTTQLIEAGVDIDVDIIYRDFAPIDSIIQTAGRCNRNNNNGKGEVHIIKLKDDQNRYFYNMIYDSVLISATDELINNLDSTNNDIITASENEFNLKIPNEYYKILKDRISQEQSDKLNEKISNLELETIPNDFKLIENLDNPVNVFIEKDKSAERLWADYISICENSNKMESRQKFREIRSDFYSYIIHIPKYKTGADFHDNEKTIVNIPRDELTRKYDEETGFIPKKEQDPNIW; encoded by the coding sequence ATGTCATGTTATACTGATAAAAATTCATTTTATTCTCATAAAGATAAAAAACTAATAACTCATTTAAAAAAAGTTGGAGAAATATCTAAAGAAATATTTCAACAAACGGATATAGATAATAAAGAATTCTATACTCAACTCTCTTTTTTAATTGGAATTTGTCATGATTTTGGTAAAGCAACTAGTTACTTTCAAAAACATTTGCAGGATGAAACTTATAAATCTACTTATGCAAATCATAGTCTTTTATCCGCATTCTTTTGTTATTATGTTATTAAAAATCTTTTAGATAATACTTCTTATAATTGTGAAAATTACCCGATTATGTCTTATTTAGTGATTAATCATCATCATGGAAACCTTAAAAATCTGATTGAAGCTCCTAGTGAAATCACAGCTTTAGATAAGGATATTAATACTGAAAAACAAATTGAGGATTTAGAAAAACATAAGAATACTAATGAATATCTAGAAATAAGAAAATTTTATAAAGATGAATGTAATATTGATATTAATGATTTTATAGAAAGCTACTTCTTAATCAAAGAGAATATTAATGACGATTTGTTTACACTTTCTATGGAAGAAAGCATGATGAATTATGAAGAGATAATAATGCTCTATTCAGTATTATTAGATTCAGATAAGTTTGATGCTTCGGAAACTCAGAATCTACCTCGGAAAGATAAATTACCTTCTCAGATTATTTCAAATTATAAAAAATCTAAATTTGGAGAAATTAAAGGTATTAATAAAATTAGAGAAGAGGCTTATAAGGAAGTAATGTGTTATGTAGATAAGTTGGACTTAAATAATAAACTTTATTCATTGACATTGCCTACAGGTATTGGTAAAACTTTGGATATATTTGCTTTTGCATTAAGACTACGAGAAAGAATACAAAAAGAAAAAAATATAACACCTCGTATTCTTTATGTTTTACCATTTTTAAGTATTATTGATCAAACTGAAACAGTACTAAATAATATTCTAGAAAAGTCTAATATAAAAGGTAATGATTATCTTTTAGTACAGACTTCTTTATCAGACACAACTTATAATACATCAGAAGATGAATCTATTACTGGTTATTCATCAGAATTATTAATAGATGGATGGTATTCAGAAATTGTAATAACTACTTCTATACAGTTTTTTTATTCAATCATTTCTAATAAAAATAAATCTCTACGTAAATTTCATAATTTAATTGATTCAATAGTTATTTTAGATGAAGTTCAATCTATTCCTATTAAATACTGGAATATAATAGCAACAATCCTTAAAGATATTGCGTATAATTATCATGTATGGATTATTCTTATGACAGCTACACAACCACTTATTTTTAATCCAGAGCATATATATGAAATAATTGAAAATAAGCAATTTTACTTCCAAAAATTTAATAGAATTGAGTATTATTTTCATAAAGAACCAGTAGATTTAAAAGAATTTTGTCAACAAGCTAGTAATATTATAGAGAATAATAAAAATAAAGATATAATGTTTGTGGTTAATACAATTCATTGTTCCAGGATATTATATAATCATATATCTAATAATATTAATGTCAGTGATAAAGAATTAATTTATTTATCAACTAATATTGTTCCAAAAGATAGACGAGATAGGATTGATAAAATTGAAAAAAAGAGTAATAAACAAAAGATTATTGTAACAACTCAATTAATTGAGGCTGGTGTGGATATAGATGTTGATATTATATATCGTGATTTTGCACCTATAGATAGTATTATTCAAACCGCAGGTAGATGTAATAGGAACAATAATAATGGAAAGGGAGAAGTTCATATAATAAAGCTGAAAGATGACCAAAATAGATATTTTTATAACATGATATATGATAGTGTTTTAATTAGTGCTACTGATGAATTAATAAATAATTTAGATTCAACTAATAACGATATTATAACAGCTTCAGAGAATGAATTTAATCTTAAAATTCCAAATGAATACTATAAAATACTCAAAGATAGAATTTCACAGGAACAATCAGATAAATTAAATGAAAAAATCAGTAATCTTGAATTAGAAACTATTCCCAATGATTTTAAATTAATTGAAAACTTAGATAATCCCGTGAATGTATTCATTGAAAAAGATAAATCTGCAGAAAGACTATGGGCGGATTATATTTCAATTTGTGAAAATTCTAATAAAATGGAATCTCGACAGAAATTCAGGGAAATAAGGTCAGATTTCTATAGTTACATTATACATATTCCAAAATATAAAACAGGGGCTGATTTTCATGATAATGAAAAAACAATTGTAAATATTCCTAGAGATGAATTAACACGTAAATATGATGAAGAAACTGGTTTTATTCCTAAAAAAGAACAAGATCCTAACATATGGTGA
- a CDS encoding phospholipase D-like domain-containing protein yields the protein MSGLTPLLQDLLELEHRGVKGKILTTDYLNFIEPEALEKLLEFSNIEVKFFYQEEGFHTKGYFFKSGDVYTGIIGSSNLTLKALTVNKEWNLGFSSLYDCELLQDILGQFKEIWGKSSNVSDILDEYKSTYNSKDRPLQGSIENRAVTSFKPNSMQREFISILMNY from the coding sequence ATGAGTGGCCTCACTCCCCTCTTACAGGATCTACTTGAACTTGAACATAGAGGTGTTAAGGGTAAGATTTTAACTACTGATTATCTTAACTTCATTGAACCTGAGGCATTAGAGAAGTTATTAGAGTTTAGTAATATTGAGGTCAAGTTTTTTTACCAGGAAGAGGGCTTTCATACAAAAGGCTACTTCTTTAAATCAGGTGATGTTTATACTGGTATTATTGGTAGTTCTAATTTAACATTAAAGGCTTTGACTGTGAATAAGGAGTGGAATCTTGGCTTTTCATCATTGTATGATTGTGAACTTTTACAGGATATTCTAGGGCAATTCAAAGAAATTTGGGGTAAATCTAGTAATGTATCAGATATATTAGATGAATACAAGTCTACATATAATAGTAAGGATAGACCTCTTCAAGGTTCTATTGAAAATCGTGCTGTGACTAGTTTTAAACCTAATAGTATGCAGAGAGAATTCATATCAATTTTAATGAATTATTAG
- the cas6 gene encoding CRISPR-associated endoribonuclease Cas6 yields MRLILKFKPLMEFDYYAISKYDIQGFIYSLLKDTSLDYWHQNHGFKFFNYSNIFPITDFKSNETKMLIISSPSKVLIKTLANQLKNQNTIRLNNYTLKLIQVKSINMNVKSNIITGTPIVLFENNQSNKYFSFKNNDLDFFFKRLKDNAIKKYNSYYHEDIQLDENIVDTFKFKKEVSIRMKINYKSFIVIGSLWEFKKDILKSNKKFYNFLFDCGYGEKNSLGMGFINNQR; encoded by the coding sequence ATGAGATTAATATTAAAATTCAAACCATTAATGGAATTTGATTATTATGCTATTAGTAAATATGATATACAAGGATTTATTTACTCTTTATTAAAAGATACTTCACTAGATTATTGGCACCAAAATCATGGATTCAAGTTCTTTAATTATTCAAATATATTTCCAATAACAGATTTTAAATCTAATGAAACTAAAATGCTAATCATATCTTCACCTAGTAAAGTATTAATAAAAACATTAGCTAACCAACTTAAAAATCAGAATACTATCCGATTAAATAATTACACCCTAAAACTAATTCAAGTAAAATCAATTAATATGAACGTTAAATCTAATATAATCACAGGTACACCAATAGTATTATTTGAAAATAATCAATCTAATAAGTATTTCTCATTTAAAAATAATGATCTTGATTTCTTTTTCAAAAGATTAAAAGATAATGCCATTAAAAAATATAACTCATATTATCATGAAGATATTCAACTAGATGAAAATATTGTTGACACTTTTAAATTTAAGAAAGAAGTTTCAATACGAATGAAAATAAATTATAAATCATTTATTGTAATTGGGAGTTTATGGGAATTTAAAAAAGATATTCTTAAATCAAATAAAAAATTCTATAACTTCTTATTCGATTGTGGATATGGAGAGAAAAATTCATTAGGAATGGGCTTTATAAACAATCAAAGGTGA
- the cas4 gene encoding CRISPR-associated protein Cas4 has translation MVDNFKVSGVMVHYYILCKRKLWFYIHNINMAYDNDDITIGKDIHKNSFKRKNKEIQIDNMVFDFIEDKNKLTIFEVKKSSKLLKSSKYQLYYYLYSLKKVGLDSKGVLVFPKEKKRESIYLSSDIEEELNEIISNISKIAEQEKPPKEINTSYCRKCSFFELCKI, from the coding sequence ATGGTTGATAATTTTAAAGTTTCTGGGGTTATGGTTCATTATTATATTTTATGTAAGAGAAAATTATGGTTTTATATTCATAATATTAATATGGCATATGATAATGATGATATTACTATTGGAAAAGATATTCATAAAAATAGTTTTAAAAGAAAAAATAAAGAAATTCAAATAGATAATATGGTTTTTGATTTTATTGAAGATAAAAATAAATTAACTATTTTTGAAGTTAAAAAATCAAGTAAACTACTTAAAAGTTCCAAGTATCAATTATATTATTATTTATATTCATTGAAAAAAGTAGGATTAGATTCTAAGGGAGTTTTAGTTTTTCCTAAAGAAAAAAAGAGAGAATCTATATACTTATCAAGTGATATTGAAGAAGAACTTAATGAAATAATTAGTAATATTAGTAAAATAGCAGAACAAGAAAAACCGCCAAAAGAAATTAATACTTCTTATTGTAGAAAATGTTCTTTTTTTGAATTATGTAAAATCTAA
- a CDS encoding helicase-related protein yields the protein MVFCSTKKEARELAKKFNKKRHPTIALTGEDKQEVREDAIDRLTNDEREDRLEYIITVDNEGVNIPEVNQVLLVRPTQSSIIFIQQLGRGLRKTKIKNT from the coding sequence CTGGTATTTTGCAGTACCAAGAAAGAAGCACGTGAACTAGCAAAGAAATTCAACAAAAAAAGACATCCAACAATAGCACTTACAGGTGAAGACAAACAAGAAGTAAGAGAGGATGCAATTGACAGACTAACAAATGATGAACGTGAAGACAGACTTGAATACATTATAACTGTTGACAATGAAGGAGTAAATATACCGGAAGTAAACCAGGTACTACTAGTAAGGCCAACGCAATCATCAATTATATTCATACAACAACTAGGTAGAGGATTACGTAAAACAAAGATAAAGAATACGTAG
- the cas7b gene encoding type I-B CRISPR-associated protein Cas7/Csh2, which produces MNRSELLFYYDISNGNPNGDAYENKPRIDDETGINLVTDVRLKRTIRDYIYNYKGKEIFVRDSLKKNGKLKKAEERAKDFKDEKQILEDCIDLRLFGALIPKKMTLTGPVQFKMGKSLHKVEVKHIKGTGGFASTGEESQKTFREEYILPYSLIGFYGIINELAAKESKLTEEDIKILLEAMWNGTKNLITRSKFGQVPRMLLQIEYKEDYFFIGELDNRVKLNYETEENDEYDLVKEDKELRKIEQLKLDCHELIEVLEKNKNKIKQINYKIDNYLKFEDDLLPKLKELGIKIEEIKV; this is translated from the coding sequence ATGAATAGAAGTGAATTATTATTTTATTATGATATAAGTAATGGTAACCCTAATGGGGATGCCTATGAAAACAAACCAAGAATTGACGATGAAACTGGAATTAATTTAGTTACAGATGTAAGACTTAAAAGAACTATCAGAGACTATATCTATAATTATAAAGGAAAAGAAATATTTGTACGTGATAGTCTTAAAAAAAATGGTAAGTTAAAAAAAGCAGAAGAACGTGCTAAAGATTTTAAAGATGAAAAACAAATATTAGAGGACTGTATTGATTTAAGATTATTTGGAGCATTAATACCTAAAAAAATGACTTTAACGGGTCCTGTTCAGTTTAAAATGGGTAAATCATTACATAAAGTTGAAGTTAAACATATTAAAGGAACAGGTGGTTTTGCTTCAACTGGTGAAGAAAGTCAAAAAACATTCCGTGAAGAATATATATTACCTTATTCATTAATAGGGTTTTATGGAATTATTAATGAACTTGCTGCAAAGGAATCCAAGTTGACAGAAGAAGATATAAAAATATTATTAGAAGCAATGTGGAATGGAACAAAAAATTTAATAACACGATCAAAGTTCGGTCAAGTTCCAAGAATGTTACTACAAATAGAATATAAAGAAGATTACTTTTTTATAGGTGAATTAGACAATAGAGTTAAATTAAATTATGAAACTGAAGAAAATGATGAATATGACCTAGTTAAAGAAGATAAAGAATTACGAAAGATAGAACAATTAAAATTAGATTGTCATGAATTAATAGAAGTACTTGAAAAAAATAAAAATAAAATAAAACAAATAAACTATAAAATTGATAATTATCTTAAATTTGAGGACGATTTATTACCTAAACTTAAAGAATTAGGTATAAAAATTGAAGAAATTAAAGTTTAG
- the cas5b gene encoding type I-B CRISPR-associated protein Cas5b, which translates to MDNEKVIVFDIWSDLACFRRGYTTTSILSYPFPSRTTISGIIAGILGLERNSYQKLFQKNNSKIGLKILNPIKRTRLNLNYIETRNDPRSSRTQIPIEYIKNAKYRIYVHLDNTNQMNELFYLIKNHKTKYSVYMGVTECLANYSIVGNGLHDLKKMKGKNINIDSVVLKNKSQLIIEKNKKYGIIKSPGFFNNNREVTEFIEYYYEELANSIKLKECEYYRIGEDNVMLY; encoded by the coding sequence ATGGATAATGAAAAAGTAATAGTTTTTGATATATGGTCTGATTTAGCTTGTTTTAGAAGAGGGTATACTACAACTTCTATTCTTTCATATCCTTTTCCAAGTCGTACAACTATTTCGGGTATTATAGCAGGAATTCTTGGTCTCGAACGTAATAGTTATCAGAAACTATTTCAAAAAAACAATAGTAAAATTGGATTAAAGATATTAAACCCTATAAAAAGAACAAGATTAAATTTAAATTATATTGAAACACGAAATGATCCACGTAGTTCAAGAACACAAATACCGATAGAATATATTAAAAATGCAAAATATAGAATTTATGTTCATCTTGATAATACAAACCAGATGAATGAGTTGTTTTATTTAATTAAAAATCATAAAACAAAATATTCTGTATATATGGGAGTTACGGAATGCTTAGCTAATTATTCCATTGTTGGTAATGGTCTACATGATTTAAAAAAAATGAAGGGTAAAAATATAAATATTGATTCTGTTGTATTAAAAAATAAATCTCAATTAATCATTGAAAAAAATAAGAAATATGGAATTATAAAATCTCCCGGATTTTTTAATAATAATAGAGAAGTGACTGAATTTATTGAATATTATTATGAAGAATTAGCTAATTCGATAAAACTTAAAGAATGTGAATATTATAGGATAGGTGAAGATAATGTCATGTTATACTGA
- a CDS encoding NUDIX domain-containing protein yields the protein MAAIIFKDERIFATQRGYGEFKDLWEFPGGKIESGESLRRLLCVKLGRSLTLILRCWILLLSWSGNILISI from the coding sequence GTGGCTGCTATTATTTTTAAGGATGAACGTATTTTTGCTACCCAGAGAGGTTATGGTGAGTTTAAGGATTTGTGGGAGTTTCCTGGTGGTAAGATTGAGTCTGGTGAGTCTCTGAGAAGGCTCTTGTGCGTGAAATTAGGGAGAAGCTTGACGCTGATATTGAGATGTTGGATTTTGCTCTTGAGTTGGAGTGGCAATATCCTAATTTCTATCTAG